AGATCCAGCACGGCCGCCACCGGGTTCTGGGACAGGTTGAAGACGCACAGCAGGGTCTCGGGCTGGGCGCCCTCCGGGTTGTCCGGGAGCACTTCGCGACGGTAGGCGAGCACCGATTCGTGATTGGCCGGGACGTGGTGGAAGGCGCCGAGGCCGAAGGCGGGGTGCGCCTTGCGGACGGCCAGGATCTGGCGGGTCCACCGCAGGAGCGAGCCCGAGTGGGCCGCTTCCGCTTCCACGTTCGCCATGCCGTAGTGGTACACGAGCGACTGGATGACCGGAAGGTACAGCTTGCCCGGATCCGCGATCGAGAAGCCGGCATTGCGGTCCGGGGTCCACTGCATCGGCGTCCTGACGGCGTCGCGGTCCTGGAGCCAGATGTTGTCCCCCATGCCGATCTCGTCCCCGTAATACAGGAACGGCGACCCCGGCAGGCTCAGCAGCAGTGCGTTGATCAGCTCGATCTCGGCCCGCGAATTGTCCAGGAGCGGCGCCAGACGACGGCGGATGCCGACGTTGGCGCGCATCCGCGGGTCCGGGGCGTACCAGCCGAGCATCGCGGAACGCTCCTCGGCGGTCACCATCTCCAGCGTCAGCTCGTCGTGGTTGCGCAGGAACGTGCCCCACTGGGTTCCCGCCGGAATGGCCGGCGTGTCCTTCATCGATTCCACGATCGGGGCCGCCAGCTGGTCCCGCAGGGCGAAATACAGTCGCGGCATGATCGGGAAATGGAAGCACATGTGGCATTCCGGGGCCTCTTCGGTGCCGAAGTACTCGACGACTTCCTGCGGGGGCTGATTGGCTTCCGCGATGATGATCCGGCCGGGATATTCACGGTCCACCATGGCCCGCAGATCCCGCAGGAACTGATGCGTTCCAGGCAGGTTCTCGCAATTGGTGCCGTCTTCTTCGAAAAGGTACGGAATGGCGTCCGCGCGGAAACCGTCCACCCCGTGATCCAGCCAGAAGCGCACCACGTCGTAAATGGCCTCGACCACGGCGGGATTCTCGAAATTCAGATCCGGCTGGTGGCTGAAGAAACGATGCCAGAAGAATTGCCGCCGGATGGGATCGAACGTCCAGTTCGATTCCTCGGTGTCGATGAAGATGATCCGGGCGTCCTGGTATTTCTCGTCCGTGTCGCTCCACACGTAGAAATCGCCGTACGGTCCGCTCGGGTCCCGGCGGGATTCCTGGAACCAGTGATGCTGGTCCGAGGTGTGGTTGAGGGGCAGGTCGATGATCACGCGCATGCCCCGCGCGTGTGCCTCACCCACCAGCCGCTGGAAGTCGTTGATGGTCCCGAACTCGTCCAGCACGGCCTTGTAATCCGAGATGTCATAGCCGCCGTCCCGGAGCGGGGACTGGAAGAAGGGCGGGAGCCACAGGCAGTCGATGCCGAGCCACTGCAGATAATCCAGCCGGTCGATCAGGCCGTTCAGATCACCCGAGCCGTCGCCGTTCGAGTCCGCGAAGGCGCGGACCAGGACCTCGTAGAACACCGCCTTGCGGAACCACTGGGGGTCGTGGGCGAGGCCCGGGGCGTTCGTGTCGAAACGGTCCCGGCTGGCGATCCCGTTGCTGGCGGACGGCAGGCTGAAAGTCATCAGACTCCTCGGCGGATGTGCAGGATGTGTGCAGGTTCGACGTGCGGGTCCAGCCGGACGTAGTTGTGCTCGCCCCACTCCCAGCTCTGGCCGCTGATCAGGTCATCGACGCGGAATCCGTGGGAGGCGGTCCAGTCCTGGGGATCGAGCTCGAGCGCGTCCAGGTCCAGGGACACGGTGCATTCGCGGGTGCCGTGCGGGTCCACGTTCACCACGACGATCAGCGTGTCCTTGGAGCCGTCCGGCAGCGTCTTGTGCTTCGAGAAGACCACGGTGGCGTCGTCCGAGGACTGGTGGACCGTGAGGTTCTGCAGGTCGCCAAGCGCCGGGTGATCGCGCCGGATGTGGTTGAGGCGTGTCAGGTACGGCGCCAGCGAGCGCCCTGCTGCCTCGGCGGCCTCCCAGTCGCGGTCCTTGTACTCGTACTTCTCGTTGTCGATGTACTCCTCGGCGCCCGGGCGAGCCACGTGTTCGAAGAGCTCATACCCGGCGTAGACGCCCCAGAGCGGGCTGCCCATCGAGGCCAGCACGGCGCGGATCTTGAACGCGGCCGGACCGCCGTACTGGAGGTACTGCGTGAGGATGTCCGGGGTGTTCACGAAGAAGTTCGGGCGGAAGAACGGCGCGGAGTCCCGGGAGACCTCCGTGAAGTACTCCTCGATCTCCTCCTTGGTGTTGCGCCAGGTGAAGTAGCTGTACGACTGCTGGAAGCCGGCCCGGCCGAGCGCGTGCATCATGGCGGGCCGGGTGAAGGCCTCGGCCAGGAAGACCACCTCGGGGTGCTTCTTGTTGACCCGGCCGATCAGCCACTCCCAGAACCACACGGGCTTGGTGTGCGGATTGTCCACGCGGAAGATCTTCACACCGTGGCTGATCCACAGCTGAACGATGCGCAGGATCTCCTTGCTGAGGCCCGCCGGGTCGTTGTCGAAGTTCAGCGGGTAGATGTCCTGGTACTTCTTCGGCGGGTTCTCGGCGTACGCGATGCTGCCGTCCACCCGCCGGGTGAACCACTCGGGGTTGCTCTGCACCCAGGGGTGGTCGGGGCTCGCCTGGAGCGCGAGGTCCAGTGCGATCTCCAGGCCGTGAGCCTCGGCCTCCGCCACGAAGGCGTCGAAGTCCTCGAAGGTGCCGAGGTCCGGGTGGATCGCGTCATGGCCGCCCTCGGCCGAGCCGATGGCCCACGGCGAGCCCGGGTCGCCGGGTCCCGCCACGAGCGTGTTGTTGGGGCCCTTCCGGTGGGCA
This region of Arthrobacter woluwensis genomic DNA includes:
- a CDS encoding alpha-1,4-glucan--maltose-1-phosphate maltosyltransferase translates to MSSTKRSASRAKSTSELPAPSGIPSGLRFGRFPITNVQPSVEGGRFPAKAVPGQGLVVSATVFREGHDQLGVTAVLKDPKGKVRETVRLHPARGERGLGTDLWEGVFTPTATGAWTFLIEAWHDRYGTWHHNAEIKVAAGVDVELMLAEGAALLAQAADDDAKRTAADRRTLRRAAEALADSRLTVEERLGAGFSDAVADAVERQPIRELVTESEEFPILVERAAAGQGSWYEFFPRSEGAKRDPVTGEWTSGNFRTAARRLPGVAAMGFDVLYLPPIHPIGHAHRKGPNNTLVAGPGDPGSPWAIGSAEGGHDAIHPDLGTFEDFDAFVAEAEAHGLEIALDLALQASPDHPWVQSNPEWFTRRVDGSIAYAENPPKKYQDIYPLNFDNDPAGLSKEILRIVQLWISHGVKIFRVDNPHTKPVWFWEWLIGRVNKKHPEVVFLAEAFTRPAMMHALGRAGFQQSYSYFTWRNTKEEIEEYFTEVSRDSAPFFRPNFFVNTPDILTQYLQYGGPAAFKIRAVLASMGSPLWGVYAGYELFEHVARPGAEEYIDNEKYEYKDRDWEAAEAAGRSLAPYLTRLNHIRRDHPALGDLQNLTVHQSSDDATVVFSKHKTLPDGSKDTLIVVVNVDPHGTRECTVSLDLDALELDPQDWTASHGFRVDDLISGQSWEWGEHNYVRLDPHVEPAHILHIRRGV
- the treS gene encoding maltose alpha-D-glucosyltransferase: MTFSLPSASNGIASRDRFDTNAPGLAHDPQWFRKAVFYEVLVRAFADSNGDGSGDLNGLIDRLDYLQWLGIDCLWLPPFFQSPLRDGGYDISDYKAVLDEFGTINDFQRLVGEAHARGMRVIIDLPLNHTSDQHHWFQESRRDPSGPYGDFYVWSDTDEKYQDARIIFIDTEESNWTFDPIRRQFFWHRFFSHQPDLNFENPAVVEAIYDVVRFWLDHGVDGFRADAIPYLFEEDGTNCENLPGTHQFLRDLRAMVDREYPGRIIIAEANQPPQEVVEYFGTEEAPECHMCFHFPIMPRLYFALRDQLAAPIVESMKDTPAIPAGTQWGTFLRNHDELTLEMVTAEERSAMLGWYAPDPRMRANVGIRRRLAPLLDNSRAEIELINALLLSLPGSPFLYYGDEIGMGDNIWLQDRDAVRTPMQWTPDRNAGFSIADPGKLYLPVIQSLVYHYGMANVEAEAAHSGSLLRWTRQILAVRKAHPAFGLGAFHHVPANHESVLAYRREVLPDNPEGAQPETLLCVFNLSQNPVAAVLDLPEFAGRGLRDIFGGQPFPSVADDGTLGLTLSGNGYFWLRFRTAAPGMQTTAIPIVPQGV